In Arthrobacter sp. StoSoilB5, one genomic interval encodes:
- a CDS encoding NUDIX domain-containing protein, producing the protein MNAVNPISANVAERRLAPPSLAISTVIFALRPSEKSGRPTLWLPLVRRIREPYKDMWALPGGPLAHDESLQDAASRNLRETTGLAPQYLEQLYAFGGLHRSPSQRVVSIVYWALVQPTEAALADESENVRWFRADRLGELAFDHNAIVDYALWRLRNKMAYGSIAYHLLGEFFTLAQVREVYEAVLDRQLDPANFRRHIKATPEIEETGEYLQGGKHRPPRLYRFTGTPGLGPDNRSTP; encoded by the coding sequence GTGAACGCCGTGAATCCGATCTCAGCGAACGTTGCTGAACGCCGCTTGGCGCCGCCGTCGTTGGCTATTTCAACGGTGATCTTCGCCCTCCGTCCCAGCGAAAAATCCGGTCGTCCCACACTGTGGCTTCCGCTGGTCCGCAGGATCCGCGAGCCCTACAAGGACATGTGGGCCCTTCCCGGTGGACCCCTGGCACACGACGAGTCTCTCCAGGACGCGGCATCGCGCAATCTCCGGGAGACAACGGGCCTGGCGCCGCAATATCTTGAGCAGCTCTACGCATTCGGCGGGCTGCACCGCTCGCCCAGCCAGAGGGTCGTATCGATCGTCTACTGGGCCCTCGTCCAGCCGACCGAAGCCGCCCTCGCGGACGAATCGGAAAATGTGCGTTGGTTCCGGGCGGACCGGCTTGGCGAACTCGCCTTCGACCACAACGCGATCGTGGACTACGCACTCTGGCGGCTCCGGAACAAGATGGCCTACGGTTCCATCGCCTACCACCTGCTGGGAGAGTTCTTCACTCTCGCGCAGGTTCGCGAAGTCTACGAGGCCGTCCTGGACCGTCAACTGGACCCGGCGAACTTTCGCCGGCACATCAAAGCCACACCGGAAATTGAAGAAACCGGTGAATACCTGCAGGGCGGAAAACACCGTCCGCCACGCCTCTACCGCTTCACCGGCACGCCCGGCCTCGGGCCAGATAACAGGAGTACACCATGA
- a CDS encoding Lrp/AsnC ligand binding domain-containing protein, with protein sequence MLVDALDAKIVRFFTDSPRSSVLEASRVLRVARATVQSRIDRMIENGVIGSWVPQPDPANFGFPVVAFCSVTITQEIGHDAIIQSLSAIPEIIEVHTVTGNSDLMVRIAARSNPDMQRVLDAMIATKSVVRCSSVIVLNSHIQGRTLPLMEAAAKSV encoded by the coding sequence ATGCTGGTCGATGCGCTTGATGCAAAAATTGTACGTTTCTTCACGGATTCACCGAGGTCATCGGTGTTGGAGGCCTCCCGTGTGCTGAGGGTTGCCAGGGCCACGGTGCAGTCCCGGATTGACCGAATGATTGAAAACGGAGTGATCGGCTCCTGGGTTCCGCAGCCGGATCCCGCCAACTTCGGTTTTCCCGTGGTGGCGTTCTGCTCCGTTACCATCACTCAGGAAATTGGCCATGACGCCATCATCCAAAGCCTGAGTGCGATTCCGGAGATCATCGAAGTCCATACGGTGACCGGCAATTCGGACCTCATGGTGCGTATCGCGGCCCGTTCCAACCCGGACATGCAGCGCGTGTTGGACGCCATGATCGCCACGAAGTCCGTGGTCCGTTGTTCCTCCGTTATTGTGCTCAACAGCCACATCCAGGGCCGGACCCTGCCGTTGATGGAAGCCGCGGCCAAGTCAGTGTGA
- the nadB gene encoding L-aspartate oxidase — translation MTSGSLAEAPKPKRLIVVGSGIAGLYSALLAAEAGAEVVLLTKGALADSNTYFAQGGISAVLDEPAPGDTVAAHIADTLNAGAGHCDEEAVRVLCTEARMDIAGLGRFGVRFDHDDDGDPSLGLEAAHSAPRILHAGGDATGARVAAALIKTVLDFHAAGRIQVIGHGQVTSLSLDSGRVVGVTFLQHGRWQDIRADAVLLATGGAGQLFAQTTNPSVATADGLALARRAGAEVTDLEFFQFHPTCMVRTGDALEAEGNTDPLLISEAVRGEGAILVDANGQRFMADYHPDAELAPRDVVSRSIALHLAALGDPNGHVFLDATVIEEERGKGFLEKRFPTISKRTRQAGFDWSREPVPVAPAAHYWMGGVVTDLYGRTSVPGLLAAGEVACTGVQGANRLASNSLLEGLVFGRRAVEGFLGRSSTGPLAPALAPRTGDRLAGSAAGSDAHATTALSGPLELPVDDRSFASKAVGAFSRPALRRLMTAKAGVLRTGQLLAEAAEALGSWEGDVVPLEVPDSLDPREHEDSNLLLAAQLLVHAARERRESLGAHYRSDGVKEPDVVDDFDKPYTMSRKASLVND, via the coding sequence ATGACTTCAGGAAGCCTTGCTGAAGCACCCAAGCCCAAGCGGCTGATCGTCGTCGGAAGCGGCATCGCAGGACTGTACTCAGCCCTGCTGGCAGCCGAAGCCGGAGCCGAGGTGGTGCTGCTCACCAAGGGCGCGCTCGCAGACAGCAACACATACTTCGCCCAAGGCGGCATCTCAGCCGTCCTGGACGAACCCGCTCCGGGTGACACCGTTGCTGCCCATATCGCTGACACCCTTAATGCCGGCGCCGGCCACTGCGATGAGGAAGCAGTGCGGGTGCTGTGCACCGAGGCCCGGATGGACATTGCCGGGCTTGGGCGCTTCGGCGTCCGTTTCGACCATGACGACGACGGCGATCCCTCCTTGGGGCTGGAAGCCGCCCACTCTGCGCCCCGCATCCTCCACGCTGGGGGCGACGCCACAGGCGCCCGGGTAGCAGCTGCACTGATCAAGACTGTGCTGGACTTCCACGCCGCTGGAAGAATCCAGGTGATCGGGCATGGCCAAGTCACATCACTGTCGCTGGACAGCGGCCGCGTAGTGGGCGTCACCTTCCTGCAGCACGGGCGTTGGCAGGATATCCGCGCTGACGCGGTCCTCCTTGCCACCGGAGGGGCTGGACAGTTGTTTGCCCAAACCACAAATCCGTCCGTTGCCACAGCAGACGGACTCGCCCTCGCCCGGCGGGCTGGAGCCGAAGTCACAGACCTCGAATTTTTCCAGTTCCACCCTACGTGCATGGTCCGCACTGGGGATGCCCTGGAAGCAGAAGGCAACACTGACCCCCTGCTCATCTCCGAAGCCGTCCGCGGCGAAGGCGCCATTCTGGTAGACGCCAACGGTCAACGCTTCATGGCTGACTACCACCCGGACGCCGAGCTCGCCCCCAGGGACGTCGTCTCCCGCAGCATAGCCCTGCACCTTGCAGCGCTCGGAGACCCCAATGGCCACGTCTTCCTCGACGCAACCGTCATCGAGGAAGAGCGCGGGAAAGGCTTCCTCGAGAAGCGCTTCCCCACTATCAGCAAACGCACCCGCCAAGCCGGCTTCGACTGGAGCCGTGAGCCCGTTCCGGTCGCTCCAGCGGCGCACTACTGGATGGGCGGCGTGGTGACCGACCTTTACGGCCGGACTTCTGTCCCTGGGTTGTTGGCCGCTGGTGAGGTTGCGTGTACTGGTGTCCAAGGCGCTAATCGGCTGGCCAGTAACTCGTTGCTTGAGGGACTCGTGTTTGGGCGGCGGGCTGTTGAGGGGTTCTTGGGGCGTAGTTCCACAGGTCCCTTGGCGCCTGCGCTCGCGCCTCGTACCGGCGATCGCCTCGCAGGCTCGGCGGCCGGTTCGGACGCTCACGCGACAACGGCGCTGTCGGGACCTCTGGAACTACCTGTTGATGACCGCTCCTTCGCGTCCAAGGCAGTTGGCGCATTTTCGCGGCCGGCTCTTCGGCGGCTTATGACTGCCAAGGCTGGCGTGTTGCGTACCGGTCAGTTGTTGGCAGAGGCCGCAGAAGCTCTTGGTTCTTGGGAGGGCGACGTTGTTCCCTTGGAGGTTCCTGACTCTTTGGATCCTCGGGAGCATGAGGATTCCAACTTGCTGTTGGCTGCGCAGTTGCTCGTTCATGCTGCACGGGAGCGGCGTGAGTCGCTTGGGGCGCACTACCGCAGTGACGGCGTGAAGGAGCCAGACGTCGTCGACGATTTTGACAAGCCTTACACCATGAGCCGGAAAGCGAGCCTCGTCAATGACTGA
- the nadC gene encoding carboxylating nicotinate-nucleotide diphosphorylase yields MTDLTSITNLTLPAAPVRDILERAFAEDAPSGDITSQLLIPVDARATAVLNARVPGVFSGGTVFRDAMKLVDPDTDVQLLLADGEAFDAGTHLARVTGSARSVLLAERVGLNLVQRMSAIATKTAEFVRLVEGTRARITDTRKTTPGLRVLERYAVRCGGGANHRYSLSDAVLAKDNHLAVMTGGDSAKLTELLVAAKAQLGHTTHFEVEVDRAEQIEPVLAAGVDTIMLDNFSIDELRAGVKQVDGRANVEASGNVNLNTVAEIAATGVDVISIGGLTHSVAALDLGLDVELKTV; encoded by the coding sequence ATGACTGACCTGACGTCCATCACCAACCTGACCCTCCCCGCAGCGCCTGTACGGGACATCCTGGAGCGGGCCTTCGCGGAGGATGCGCCCAGCGGTGATATCACCTCGCAGCTGCTGATCCCCGTCGACGCGCGTGCCACGGCAGTCCTGAATGCCCGCGTCCCGGGTGTTTTCAGCGGTGGAACGGTATTCCGCGACGCCATGAAACTCGTTGACCCGGACACGGACGTCCAGCTGCTGCTGGCCGACGGTGAAGCGTTCGACGCCGGCACACACCTCGCCCGCGTTACCGGCAGCGCACGCTCGGTGTTGTTGGCCGAACGCGTCGGGCTCAACCTCGTGCAGCGGATGAGTGCCATTGCCACCAAGACCGCAGAATTCGTCAGGCTGGTTGAAGGGACCCGTGCCAGGATCACGGATACCCGCAAAACCACGCCCGGGCTGCGTGTCCTGGAACGTTATGCCGTCCGCTGCGGCGGGGGAGCGAACCACCGATACAGCCTCTCGGACGCCGTGCTGGCCAAGGACAACCACCTGGCCGTCATGACAGGCGGAGACTCTGCCAAACTGACCGAACTGCTCGTAGCCGCCAAGGCCCAGCTGGGACACACCACGCACTTTGAAGTCGAGGTGGACCGTGCAGAGCAGATCGAACCAGTGCTCGCCGCGGGGGTGGACACCATCATGCTGGACAACTTTTCCATCGATGAACTCAGGGCAGGCGTCAAGCAGGTAGATGGACGAGCCAACGTGGAAGCCAGCGGCAACGTCAACCTCAACACCGTGGCAGAGATCGCCGCAACGGGCGTGGACGTCATCTCGATTGGCGGGCTGACGCACAGTGTCGCCGCGCTGGACCTCGGCCTGGACGTCGAACTCAAGACAGTCTGA
- a CDS encoding cysteine desulfurase family protein, with amino-acid sequence MIFLDAAATTPVRREVLEAMWPYLSGEFGNPSSHHSLGEAAATALAEARSAVAKVLNCRAGEVTFTSGGTEADNLAVKGIALARQAADPTLKRVVISAIEHPAVEESARYLERVHGFTVDVVPVDPNGLVTVDALRAVLGPETALVSIMYANNEIGTVQPVADLAAAAHAFGIPFHTDAVQAAGWLSVDVKALGVDALSLSGHKLGAPKGSGVLFTKGSMRLEPLVHGGGQERGKRSGTENVAGAVALSTALTLSLREEPELAARVSELRERFVSHILQTVPGALLTGHRRQRLPSIASFCFPGTSGESVLLELERLGVVCSSGSACAAGSDAPSPVLLALGIAPEIAQTAVRFSFASTVTEAELEQAAASVETAVGRVRNLASPNPN; translated from the coding sequence ATGATCTTCCTGGACGCAGCAGCCACCACGCCAGTCCGGCGTGAAGTACTCGAAGCCATGTGGCCGTACCTCAGCGGCGAGTTTGGCAACCCATCCAGCCATCACAGCCTGGGCGAAGCGGCAGCCACTGCGCTCGCCGAGGCGAGGTCCGCCGTCGCGAAGGTCCTCAATTGCCGCGCGGGCGAGGTGACCTTCACCTCGGGTGGAACGGAGGCTGACAACCTTGCCGTCAAGGGAATCGCACTCGCCCGGCAGGCAGCCGATCCCACGCTTAAACGGGTGGTGATAAGTGCCATCGAGCATCCTGCGGTGGAAGAATCCGCGCGCTACCTGGAACGCGTGCATGGCTTCACTGTGGACGTCGTGCCGGTGGACCCGAACGGGCTGGTCACAGTGGATGCGCTCCGGGCCGTTCTTGGGCCGGAGACAGCCTTGGTGAGCATCATGTATGCGAACAATGAGATCGGGACGGTTCAGCCCGTGGCCGATCTTGCTGCCGCAGCCCATGCGTTTGGCATCCCCTTCCACACTGATGCCGTTCAAGCGGCAGGCTGGTTGAGCGTGGACGTCAAAGCCTTGGGCGTGGATGCGCTGAGCCTTTCCGGCCACAAGCTGGGCGCGCCCAAGGGATCCGGTGTCCTGTTCACGAAGGGCAGCATGCGCCTGGAGCCCTTGGTTCATGGGGGAGGCCAGGAGCGGGGAAAGAGATCCGGAACAGAGAATGTAGCCGGGGCCGTGGCATTGTCCACGGCACTGACGCTGAGCCTGCGCGAGGAGCCGGAGTTGGCGGCCCGGGTTTCGGAGCTGCGAGAGCGGTTCGTCTCGCACATTCTTCAAACCGTTCCGGGCGCCTTGCTGACAGGGCATCGGAGGCAGCGGCTGCCGTCGATCGCGTCGTTCTGCTTCCCTGGAACCAGCGGTGAATCGGTCCTGCTTGAGCTGGAGCGCCTTGGCGTGGTCTGCTCCAGTGGCTCCGCCTGCGCGGCGGGATCGGACGCACCATCGCCGGTGCTGCTGGCGTTGGGCATTGCCCCGGAGATAGCCCAGACAGCCGTCCGCTTCAGCTTCGCCTCAACGGTCACCGAGGCCGAACTTGAGCAAGCCGCCGCATCCGTGGAAACCGCCGTCGGGCGTGTCCGGAACCTGGCGTCCCCCAACCCCAACTAG
- the nadA gene encoding quinolinate synthase NadA, which produces MSSVNTAVQLITREEAEKGLSAAGSTCSPALAKGPWEYDLAEALAGAPAYGPGASSSDVAPKETPRQGQLPDEYKRATDDELDARIRAAKATLGERAVILGHFYQRDEVIQYADFVGDSFQLANAALTKPDAEAIIFCGVHFMAETADILSTPEQAVILPNLAAGCSMADMADEDSVEECWEQLEEIFGTDTDAEGRVPVIPVTYMNSSAALKAFCGRNGGIVCTSSNAKVVLEWAFERGQRVLFFPDQHLGRNTAKALGVPLEQMPMWNPRKELGGNDEQTLLDSRVILWHGFCSVHKRFNVGQIEKARLDFPGVNVIVHPECPMEVVDAADSAGSTDFIKKAIAAATEPTTFAIGTEINMVNRLAAENPQHTIFCLDPVICPCSTMYRIHPGYLAWVLEELVEGRIVNRITVDDAVQENAKIALERMLAAKPA; this is translated from the coding sequence ATGAGCAGCGTCAACACTGCCGTCCAGCTGATCACGCGGGAGGAAGCCGAAAAGGGGCTTTCCGCAGCAGGATCCACCTGCAGCCCGGCCCTGGCCAAAGGCCCCTGGGAGTATGACCTCGCCGAGGCACTTGCCGGTGCGCCCGCGTACGGGCCAGGAGCCTCCAGCAGCGACGTCGCTCCCAAGGAAACGCCGCGCCAGGGACAGCTCCCGGACGAGTACAAGCGGGCAACGGATGACGAACTGGATGCCCGGATCCGCGCTGCCAAGGCAACGCTCGGGGAGCGCGCCGTCATCCTGGGCCACTTCTACCAGCGGGACGAAGTGATCCAATACGCCGACTTCGTGGGCGACTCCTTCCAGCTGGCCAACGCTGCACTGACCAAGCCGGATGCCGAAGCCATCATTTTCTGCGGTGTCCACTTCATGGCAGAGACCGCCGACATCCTGTCCACGCCTGAGCAGGCTGTCATCCTGCCCAACCTCGCGGCAGGCTGCTCCATGGCGGACATGGCTGACGAAGACTCCGTGGAGGAATGCTGGGAGCAGCTCGAGGAAATCTTCGGCACCGACACCGACGCCGAGGGGCGCGTTCCCGTCATCCCCGTCACCTACATGAACTCCTCCGCCGCACTGAAGGCCTTCTGCGGCCGCAACGGCGGAATTGTCTGCACCTCCTCCAACGCCAAAGTTGTCCTGGAATGGGCCTTCGAGCGCGGGCAACGGGTCCTGTTCTTCCCCGACCAGCACCTGGGCCGCAACACCGCCAAGGCCCTTGGCGTCCCCCTGGAGCAGATGCCCATGTGGAACCCGCGCAAGGAACTGGGCGGCAACGATGAACAGACGCTGCTGGACTCCCGGGTAATCCTCTGGCACGGCTTCTGCTCGGTCCACAAGCGCTTCAACGTAGGCCAGATCGAGAAGGCCCGCCTCGATTTCCCGGGCGTCAACGTGATCGTGCACCCCGAGTGCCCCATGGAAGTTGTGGATGCCGCGGATTCCGCCGGTTCCACCGACTTCATCAAGAAGGCCATCGCGGCCGCAACCGAACCCACCACGTTCGCCATCGGCACCGAGATCAACATGGTGAACCGTCTCGCGGCTGAAAACCCGCAGCACACCATCTTCTGCCTCGACCCGGTCATCTGCCCCTGCTCCACCATGTACCGCATCCACCCCGGCTACCTCGCCTGGGTGCTGGAGGAACTGGTCGAAGGGCGCATCGTCAACCGCATCACCGTGGACGACGCTGTGCAGGAAAACGCCAAGATTGCGCTGGAGCGCATGCTGGCGGCCAAGCCCGCCTAA